From Haemorhous mexicanus isolate bHaeMex1 chromosome 2, bHaeMex1.pri, whole genome shotgun sequence, the proteins below share one genomic window:
- the LOC132324211 gene encoding collagen alpha-1(I) chain-like has protein sequence MGLRGAEGGVRRAVTARGGGGGDGGGARNQRLPPAPAAPRAGPAARLAAPAAVPGGAGATLRRSRPAPLFAVPPLPGSRAWPPEVRAIKSSAERRRRRRRQERRRQGQEDSEGLAGAGSPCPAWQRGEPTGPARRRREAGGGGGAGLAAARKPGERELDAARRRSAAAAPPSPNPAPSRRGSRRREEAAESPLQRSRAAAAARIGAAGGAASGAPAPAVVPGQPELERGGGAATTALRRCGAGRAPDIPNLLYLRLPGTRRDEQRPGGRGVREGLNPAAAPGQGEGEAPRVSVPSCGFWGPSGVGGQRDTPQEGPALPCRPVSERELLADSREAVKVGGSCRRNRDTASAAVCALMGTPALLP, from the exons ATGGGATTACGCGGGGCCGAGGGGGGTGTCCGCCGGGCTGTCACAGCCCGAGGAGGGGGCGGCGGTGACGGGGGCGGCGCTCGGAACCAGCGGctgccgcccgccccggccgccCCGCGGGCGGGTCCCGCCGCTCGCCTCGCAGCCCCGGCCGCGgtgcccggcggggcgggcgccaccctccgccgctcccgcccggccCCATTGTTTGCCGTGCCGCCCTTACC GGGCAGTCGCGCTTGGCCGCCGGAGGTCCGAGCCATTAAAAGCTCCgcggagaggaggaggagaaggcgGCGGCaggagcggcggcggcagggacaggaggacagCGAGGGGCTCGCAGGAGCAGGGTCGCCATGTCCGGCTTGGCAGCGGGGGGAGCCCACCGGGCCGGCGCGGAGGAGAAGGGAGGCAGGCGGCGGCGGAGGGGCCGGTCTTGCTGCCGCCCGCAAACCGGGGGAGCGGGAACTGGACGCCGCTCGCCGCCGCTCTGCCGCGGCTGCACCTCCCTCCCCTAACCCTGCCCCCTCCCGGAGGGGGAGCCGCCGGCGGGAGGAGGCGGCCGAGAGCCCCCTCCAGCGTtcgcgggcggcggcggccgctcGGATCGGCGCTGCCGGCGGCGCAGCGAGCGGGGCGCCCGCCCCGGCCGTGGTACCCGGGCAGCCCGAGCTGGAGAGAGGCGGAGGCGCGGCGACCACCGCCCTGCGCCGCTGCGGTGCTGGGAGGGCTCCAGATATCCCCAATCTCCTCTACCTCCGCCTCCCGGGCACCAGGAGGGACGAGCAGCGCCCAGGTGGCCGCGGTGTACGGGAAGGGTTAAAcccggctgcagccccggggcagggagagggCGAGGCCCCGAGGGTCTCTGTCCCTTCCTGTGGATTTTGGGGACCATCGGGTGTAGGCGGCCAGCGGGACACCCCGCAGgagggccctgccctgccctgccgcCCTGTCTCGGAGAGGGAATTGCTCGCCGACAGTCGGGAGGCTGTGAAAGTAGGCGGGTCCTGCAGGAGGAACCGGGACACTGCCTCAGCGGCCGTGTGTGCATTAATGGGTACCCCGGCTCTTCTGCCTTAG